Genomic window (Gloeocapsa sp. DLM2.Bin57):
TTAATTCCTATGGATCAGCTTTGTCAGCTTACGGCATAATGTTCTTAGCAGGACACTTCATCTTCGCCTTTAGCTTAATGTTCCTCTTCAGCGGACGTGGTTACTGGCAAGAGTTGATTGAGTCTATCGTTTGGGCTCATAACAAGCTAAGAGTAGCCCCCGCGATTCAGCCTCGCGCTCTGAGTATTATTCAGGGACGTGCTGTAGGGGTAGCCCACTACTTGCTAGGCGGAATTGTTACCACCTGGGCGTTCTTCCTAGCAAGGATAATTGCAGTAGGTTAAACTAACTGTAAGTATTTACTTACCTATCGCCTGGAACAACCGTTCCAGGGATAAACTCAAAAATAAGCATCACCTGCAGTAAATACCGCATAAGCTCAATCGTTCACGAACAGGAGAACTTCTGTTTATAGCTATGGCAACTAAATTTCCCAAATTTAGCCAGGATCTCGCTCAAGACCCAACAACACGTCGGATTTGGTACGGGATTGCTACAGCCCACGACTTTGAAACTCACGATGGTATGACCGAGGAAAATCTTTACCAAAAGATCTTTGCCTCTCATTTCGGACACATCGCGATTATCTTTCTGTGGACTTCCGGCACTCTCTTCCACGTAGCCTGGCAAGGTAACTTTGAACAATGGATCAAAGATCCTCTAAATGTCCGTCCCATCGCTCACGCTATCTGGGACCCTCACTTCGGTCAAGGTGCAATAGACGCCTTCACTCAAGCTGGAGCATCTAATCCAGTAAACATCGCTTACTCTGGGGTTTATCACTGGTTCTATACCATCGGGATAACCACCAATCAAGACCTTTACCAAGGTGCAGTATTCCTGTTAATTCTGGCTTCTGTTTTCTTGTTCGCAGGCTGGTTACACTTACAACCTAAGTTCCGTCCTAGCCTATCTTGGTTCAAGAACGCTGAGTCACGTCTTAACCACCACCTAGCAGGTCTATTTGGGGTAAGCTCTTTGGCTTGGACAGGTCACTTAGTACACGTGGCTATTCCAGAATCTCGTGGTCAACACGTCGGTTGGGATAACTTCCTGTCCACTCCTCCTCACCCTGCAGGTCTAGCACCTTTCTTTACAGGGAACTGGGGAGTGTACGCTCAAAATCCTGATACCGCTAGCCACGTATTTGGTACTTCCCAAGGAGCAGGAACAGCGATTCTAACCTTCTTAGGTGGCTTCCATCCTCAAACAGAATCTCTGTGGTTGACTGATATGGCTCATCACCACTTGGCGATCGCGGTAATCTTTATCATCGCTGGTCATATGTACCGTACCAACTTCGGTATCGGACATAGCATCAAAGAGATTCTCAAAGCACACAAGCCCCCTCAAGGTACTCCCTTCGGTGGTATGCTCGGAGAAGGACACGTTGGTCTCTACGACACAATTAACAACTCTTTACACTTCCAATTAGCCCTCGCTTTGGCTTCTCTAGGTGTAATTACTTCTCTAGTAGCGCAGCATATGTACGCCATCCCGCCCTATGTATTTATGGCGCGTGACTATACGACTGAAGCTGCTCTCTACACTCACCACCAGTACATCGCTGGCTTCATCATGGTAGGTGCTTTCGCTCACGGTGCAATCTTCTTAGTCAGAGACTATGACCCCGAAGCGAATAAAAACAACGTATTAGCCCGAGTTCTCGAACACAAAGAAGCGATTATCTCCCACTTAAGCTGGGTCTCTCTCTTCCTAGGTTTCCACACTCTCGGTCTCTACGTCCACAATGATGTAGTAGTTGCTTTCGGAACTCCTGAAAAACAAATCCTAATTGAGCCTGTATTCGCACAATGGATTCAAGCTACTCACGGTAAAGCTCTCTATGGTTTTGATATCTTACTATCTAACCCAGATAGTATCGCTTCTACCACTAGCGCTGTTTGGTTACCTGGTTGGTTAGATGCGATTAACAGTGGCACAAACTCCCTGTTCTTGACCATCGGACCTGGTGACTTCTTAGTACACCATGCGATAGCTCTTGGATTACACACAACTACCTTGATCCTCGTTAAAGGCGCTCTAGATGCCCGTGGTTCTAAACTTATGCCCGATAAGAAAGACTTCGGCTTCTCCTTCCCTTGCGATGGTCCTGGTCGTGGTGGTACTTGTGATATCTCCGCTTGGGACGCTTTCTACCTCGCTATGTTCTGGATGCTCAATACTCTAGGCTGGGTAACCTTCTACTGGCACTGGAAGCATCTTGGTATCTGGCAAGGCAACGTCGCTCAATTTAACGAAAACTCTACCTACCTCATGGGTTGGTTCCGCGATTACCTCTGGGCTAATTCTGCTCAGTTAATCAACGGTTACAATCCCTACGGTGTGAACAACCTTTCTGTCTGGGCTTGGATGTTCCTCTTTGGTCACCTAGTTTGGGCTACTGGTTTCATGTTCCTCATCTCTTGGAGAGGATACTGGCAAGAGTTAATCGAAACTATTGTTTGGGCACACGAACGTACTCCTCTAGCTAACCTAGTTCGCTGGAAAGACAAACCCGTTGCTCTCTCAATCGTACAAGCTCGTTTGGTTGGTTTAGCTCACTTCACTGTGGGATATATCTTTACCTACGCTGCTTTCTTAATTGCTTCTACCGCTGGTAAGTTCGGTTGATAAGTAGATTTACTCGGTTTAGGTAATTAAATAAAACCCTCTAACTTAAAAAAGTTGGGGGGTTTTTAAAATCACTATATAGGTGTTAGGGTATTAGATATTATTGCTGCTAAACACTATACCACTTATGGGTTTTGACTTTTGCCTCTTGCCTTTTGCCTTCCGTTATATTTTTAGCCTTCTCTCAATCGATTAAGGAGACAGAAATTATGAAAATAGCACAACTTTATACAGAAGATTATCTACTCTTTCAAATTATGAAACCCATTACTGTCTTGGTGCGCGTTCCCTAGCTTGGTCGACGTTCCTTGGCGCCGGAAACCGGCGCGGGATTCGCTGCGCGAGATCCTTCGGATACGCACCGCAGTCTAGCTTTTGCCTGCACGTAGCGCTATACAATCGGCTTTAGCACTACAACTTAACCACCGTACTAGTAATAAACTACTCTAAACTCCAAATAATTGTTATGGGAATTATATAAAGTATAAGTAGCTTGATGAGGGGTTTTACCCACATTTCCTACTCCTATAATTCGTTTTTGAGAAGTTGTGATAGTTTCAGGAGAAGACTGATTTTCAAGGGTAGTTACACTGGAAATAATCGAGCCTTGTTGTAGTTGGTATTCAAAAATTTGACCAGAGCGACCACAAAAAAGCTGATTAACCCCAAAACGCCCAAGACGATCTAAAACTCGCCAGGGTGGTGTATTCGGAGTTAACTCCTCACTAACACTAACACCACTGCCATGGATAAGTAAACAATCTAATTCCACAAAACCAAAATCTAACTTTCGTATCCATTCCACTGTTTCACGAGAAACAAAATTCCAGAGATTTTTTACCGTATCATCTCCATATCTATCTAATAATTCTGTGGCTTGAGTTGTCCCACTTAAACCGTGTAGAATTAAGCATTGTTCTTCCCACCAACCTCGACAAATTTGAGGAAATAATTCACCATCAAAAGGATTAAGAAGACTTTGAACCAATGTTTCAGTTTCTGCTCTAGGACCTACTATATCACCGAGAATATATAATTCTTCAACTGCTTTAGTTTGGCTTTTAATATCCTTGAGAACAGCTTGATAAGCTGGATAATTACCTTCGATTCCCGCTAAAATTGCCCACATAATTAACGTTCACACACATGAGTAGGATCTTCAGCTTTTTCGGCGTATTCCCAGCCTTTGATAAGTCGCCAAGCAAAAATCGGGGGTAAACCTTTTTCTAACAAGGCTTTACAAGTCTTTTGATAATCATAAGCTATTTCTTGTAACTGTACTGCTGCCGTGTTGGTATCATAAATGACGTAAGTCGCATTAGGACGACCATGACGAGGTTCACCTACTGAACCTACATTAATAATACGTTTTAGAGGAGTAGAAAAGCTCTCAGATATCTGATTATTATCCTTAGAAAGGTTAACTTTAATGGTTAGTTGTCCTGATTCAAGATTTCGTACATAAGGAACATGAGTATGACCACAAAACAAGACATCAGCATCTACGGATAAAACCCGCTCTAAAGCAGTAAACGCATTTATTTCTGGCAACAGATATTCATGGTTACTTTGAGGACTACCATGTACAAAACAAAGATTATTAACCTTAAGAGTTTCGGGTAGTTCAGCAAGATATTGGCGGTTTTCGGCGTTAATCTGTTGATTAGTCCATTCATGAGCTAATTTACCTCTTTTTTCGGCTAATAAAGAAGGATAGCTACATTCACAGGCGTTTAAACCTTCGACAATATCCTCATCCCAACAACCTTGAACTGTGGGAATATTCAGTTCCCGAATAGTTTCGACAACTTCATTGGGAAATGGTCCATATCCCACTAAATCCCCCAGACAATAAATTTCTGCACAGTCGTTTTTCCTTATATCTTCTAATACTGCTTCTAAAGCAGCCATATTGCCATGAATACAGGACATAACAGCTATTTTCATTGTATTTCCTCTTCTTCTAAGCTTAAAGACTGTTTGATTTGTTCTTGATAATAAAATATGGCTTCGTCTGAAAGACAACAATCTCCTAGGGTATCAGCGATCGCTTCTTTATCTAGATTATCTCCAATGATTTCTATACCACTAAACCGTTCTGGTCTCCCCTGCAAACTTAAAGGTAATTGCAAAGATTCAAAGTCTTGCGGAGGTAATCCACAACTGAATTCTCCATAAATAGACTCTCCTTGTGCTATATCAAAAATTCCTTTAACACGAAATACCTCACCATAAGCTCCCTCTGTTAATTCTCTCCAAAAAGTCTCTAAACTGGAAAAATCTAAGACTTCTCCCCTTAAAAGAGCTTGTTGTATTTTTAATTGCTGTTTTTCTAATCTAGAGAGCCATTTATCTATCCCGGTACGATAATTTAAAACTAGCTCATCTGCCCAACTTTGCCACTGAAAGCAATCTTCAGGACTCGAAATGATAGCAACTCGGTGACAATTTAGCTTTTGTAACAAAGATTCAGCAGCTAATAAATCTAAATGCCATGGCAATTCTAGATAAACTTCCCCTCCTGTTTGAGCAAACTTAGATAACTCTTCTATTCCTCCGGTGAAAAAAACCTGTACTTTTGATTCAGTACTCTGTAAACGAAGGTCATCAATGGGAAAATTGGCTGTTTGAGGACTAAAATACACAGCCTTTCTTTGATTTCGAGCTATTTGTTCTCTAATCCACTCAGTTTTACCAGAACCCGGTAGTCCTGAAATTGCCGTAATCATTAAGTTCTACACAATTAACATTGTTATTAACTTATTATAAATGATTATCATTTTAAATACTAGTCTTTGCTGTGACCGCTTTTTTTAACTCTTCTTGTAAAAACTCAACAGTCATAGTTCCCAAATCTCCTCCTCTGCGAGTGCGGATACTCAGAGTTTGACTTTCCACTTCTCGCTTACCAATAATAGCCACCACAGGGATTTTCTCTAATTCACTAGTACGAATTTGTTTAGCCAAGCGTTCACCGCTTTTATCTACTTCTACCCGATATCCCGCTTTTTTAAGTTTACTTGCTACTAATTCTCCATATTCGCGTTGTTCATCCCCTACAGGTAATAAGCGTACTTGAATTGGAGCTAACCACAGAGGAAAATCTCCCGCGTAATTTTCAATTAAAATGCCAAAAAATCGTTCTAAAGAGCCAAAAATAGCCCGATGAATCATAATTGGGCGTTGACGAGTCCCATCGGCTGCCACGTATTCCATGTTAAAACGTTCGGGTAAATTAAAATCAACTTGAATGGTAGAACATTGCCACATTCTACCAATAGCATCTTGAATTTTCAGATCGATTTTAGGACCATAGAAAGCCCCTCCACCTTGATCTTCTACATAATCCCATTGTTTAATATTTAAAGCTTCAATTAAAGCCTCAGTAGCTAAATCCCAAGCTTGGTCAGTTCCTACATACTTTTTAGGACGAGTAGATAAATTAATCTCATAATCAGTAAACCCAAAGTCTGAAAGTATTTTTTCAGTCAAATTTAAAACACCGAAAATTTCCGAGGTAATTTGTTCTGGTAAACAAAAAATATGGGCATCATCCTGAGTAAACCCACGTACCCGCATTAACCCGTGTAAAGCCCCTGAGCGCTCATAACGATAGACTGTACCTAATTCTGCCCATTTCAGGGGAAATTCTCTATAGGAGTGGAGTTCATCCTGATAAGTCAAAACATGAAAAGGACAGTTCATCGGTTTGAGT
Coding sequences:
- the psaB gene encoding photosystem I core protein PsaB — its product is MATKFPKFSQDLAQDPTTRRIWYGIATAHDFETHDGMTEENLYQKIFASHFGHIAIIFLWTSGTLFHVAWQGNFEQWIKDPLNVRPIAHAIWDPHFGQGAIDAFTQAGASNPVNIAYSGVYHWFYTIGITTNQDLYQGAVFLLILASVFLFAGWLHLQPKFRPSLSWFKNAESRLNHHLAGLFGVSSLAWTGHLVHVAIPESRGQHVGWDNFLSTPPHPAGLAPFFTGNWGVYAQNPDTASHVFGTSQGAGTAILTFLGGFHPQTESLWLTDMAHHHLAIAVIFIIAGHMYRTNFGIGHSIKEILKAHKPPQGTPFGGMLGEGHVGLYDTINNSLHFQLALALASLGVITSLVAQHMYAIPPYVFMARDYTTEAALYTHHQYIAGFIMVGAFAHGAIFLVRDYDPEANKNNVLARVLEHKEAIISHLSWVSLFLGFHTLGLYVHNDVVVAFGTPEKQILIEPVFAQWIQATHGKALYGFDILLSNPDSIASTTSAVWLPGWLDAINSGTNSLFLTIGPGDFLVHHAIALGLHTTTLILVKGALDARGSKLMPDKKDFGFSFPCDGPGRGGTCDISAWDAFYLAMFWMLNTLGWVTFYWHWKHLGIWQGNVAQFNENSTYLMGWFRDYLWANSAQLINGYNPYGVNNLSVWAWMFLFGHLVWATGFMFLISWRGYWQELIETIVWAHERTPLANLVRWKDKPVALSIVQARLVGLAHFTVGYIFTYAAFLIASTAGKFG
- a CDS encoding metallophosphatase, with product MWAILAGIEGNYPAYQAVLKDIKSQTKAVEELYILGDIVGPRAETETLVQSLLNPFDGELFPQICRGWWEEQCLILHGLSGTTQATELLDRYGDDTVKNLWNFVSRETVEWIRKLDFGFVELDCLLIHGSGVSVSEELTPNTPPWRVLDRLGRFGVNQLFCGRSGQIFEYQLQQGSIISSVTTLENQSSPETITTSQKRIIGVGNVGKTPHQATYTLYNSHNNYLEFRVVYY
- a CDS encoding metallophosphoesterase, yielding MKIAVMSCIHGNMAALEAVLEDIRKNDCAEIYCLGDLVGYGPFPNEVVETIRELNIPTVQGCWDEDIVEGLNACECSYPSLLAEKRGKLAHEWTNQQINAENRQYLAELPETLKVNNLCFVHGSPQSNHEYLLPEINAFTALERVLSVDADVLFCGHTHVPYVRNLESGQLTIKVNLSKDNNQISESFSTPLKRIINVGSVGEPRHGRPNATYVIYDTNTAAVQLQEIAYDYQKTCKALLEKGLPPIFAWRLIKGWEYAEKAEDPTHVCER
- a CDS encoding threonine--tRNA ligase, which gives rise to MINQLEKSPKDLEQLIKIRHTCAHILAMAVQKLFPETKVTIGPVTEMGFYYDFDRQTPFTPEDLQKIEQEMRRIIKANLPIIKEVVERAEIRAEIAQLNESYKLEILDNIPAEETITRYFLGSPDSGRGNRKVEPSLIDPVISPPEEFWWDLCAGPHLNFTGEINPDAFALESVAGAYWRGDESQPQLQRIYGTAWLNPEQLQAYLQQQEEARRRDHRKLGRQLKLFSIQEDAGGGLVFWHPRGATIRYLIEDYWRQAHLEAGYQLLYTPHLANLELWKTSGHWNFYRENMFEAIAIEAQSYQLKPMNCPFHVLTYQDELHSYREFPLKWAELGTVYRYERSGALHGLMRVRGFTQDDAHIFCLPEQITSEIFGVLNLTEKILSDFGFTDYEINLSTRPKKYVGTDQAWDLATEALIEALNIKQWDYVEDQGGGAFYGPKIDLKIQDAIGRMWQCSTIQVDFNLPERFNMEYVAADGTRQRPIMIHRAIFGSLERFFGILIENYAGDFPLWLAPIQVRLLPVGDEQREYGELVASKLKKAGYRVEVDKSGERLAKQIRTSELEKIPVVAIIGKREVESQTLSIRTRRGGDLGTMTVEFLQEELKKAVTAKTSI